The following coding sequences are from one Archaeoglobaceae archaeon window:
- a CDS encoding winged helix-turn-helix transcriptional regulator: MSKPNVTQKIILAYLASKLGNKARFLEMNEKLKISKATLSRNLKDLVNSGILERKVESESKEYPPPVYYSITEKGLEMLKEILQKSELEVEYNDQKNEIVIETSEDLYAIIKAISASQDQLPEDFLRTLLHTAVKYLNYTGKKELSEKEMLLINLFYKHGFGELIRDSLKIEEMRKSLENLQKMTQDSEILEELIKTKEEIEKMRQKLEELIRSTFEKIKKFADEEI; encoded by the coding sequence ATGAGTAAACCCAATGTAACTCAGAAAATTATACTGGCATACCTTGCAAGCAAGTTAGGGAATAAAGCAAGATTCCTTGAAATGAATGAAAAGCTGAAAATATCCAAGGCTACTCTTTCAAGGAACCTAAAAGACTTAGTAAATTCGGGTATCCTCGAAAGAAAAGTTGAATCAGAAAGTAAAGAATATCCTCCTCCTGTATATTATAGCATAACCGAGAAGGGATTAGAAATGTTGAAGGAAATTCTACAAAAAAGCGAATTGGAAGTAGAATATAACGATCAGAAGAACGAAATAGTCATCGAAACTTCTGAGGATTTATATGCGATAATAAAAGCTATTTCGGCTTCACAAGATCAACTGCCTGAAGATTTTCTTCGAACGTTATTACATACTGCGGTAAAATATCTTAATTACACAGGGAAAAAAGAATTATCTGAAAAAGAGATGCTTTTAATAAACTTATTTTATAAGCATGGATTTGGAGAATTGATAAGAGACAGTCTCAAAATAGAGGAAATGAGGAAATCTTTAGAGAACTTGCAGAAAATGACACAAGATTCCGAGATACTTGAGGAACTTATTAAAACAAAGGAAGAAATAGAAAAAATGAGGCAAAAGTTAGAAGAATTAATTAGATCAACATTCGAGAAAATTAAGAAATTTGCCGACGAAGAGATTTAG
- a CDS encoding 3-isopropylmalate dehydratase large subunit, producing the protein MGSTIVEKIFSKACGKKVKAGDFVFANIDLAMIHDITAPLAIKAFKEIAGEKAKVWDSKKVIMAFDHQAPADSVKSAENQKLLRIFAQEQGILNYDVCHGIAHQIMVENHVLPGMLVVGADSHTCMYGALGAFATGIGSTDMGCVLATGKLWFKVPESIRFNIHGKLEKHVYGKDIVLRIIGNVGAEGANYKACIFSGEVVKKLPMADRLTMCNMAIEMGGKAGIVEPDEITLRYLKEMGREFDGELLTSDEDAKFEEVELNVSGMEPQVAVPHRVDNVVGISEVKGVKVDQVFIGSCTNGRYEDLKIAAEILKGEKVAKGVRLLVIPASRREYTRALKDGLIEIFVDAGAIVEFPSCGPCMGGSFGLIASGEVSVSTSNRNFIGRQGSPEGKIYLVNPAVAAASAIYGVLTDPREI; encoded by the coding sequence ATGGGTAGCACAATCGTAGAAAAGATATTCTCAAAGGCTTGCGGAAAAAAGGTAAAAGCTGGAGACTTTGTATTTGCAAACATAGATCTTGCGATGATACACGACATTACCGCGCCTCTCGCTATAAAGGCATTCAAAGAAATAGCGGGTGAAAAAGCAAAAGTCTGGGATTCAAAAAAAGTCATAATGGCATTTGACCATCAGGCTCCAGCAGACAGCGTAAAGTCAGCAGAGAATCAAAAACTGCTAAGAATTTTTGCTCAAGAACAGGGGATTCTGAACTACGATGTCTGCCATGGAATTGCACATCAGATCATGGTAGAGAACCACGTCCTGCCCGGGATGCTTGTTGTTGGCGCGGATAGCCATACATGCATGTATGGAGCGCTTGGAGCCTTTGCAACTGGTATAGGCTCAACAGACATGGGCTGTGTTCTTGCGACTGGCAAGCTCTGGTTTAAGGTTCCCGAAAGCATCAGGTTCAACATCCATGGAAAGCTTGAAAAGCATGTTTACGGGAAAGATATTGTTCTCAGGATCATTGGAAATGTTGGAGCTGAAGGAGCCAATTACAAAGCCTGCATCTTCAGCGGAGAAGTAGTTAAGAAACTTCCAATGGCTGATAGGCTCACGATGTGTAACATGGCGATAGAGATGGGCGGAAAAGCCGGCATAGTTGAGCCTGACGAAATAACGCTTCGATACCTCAAGGAAATGGGGCGGGAATTCGATGGAGAACTGCTGACGAGCGATGAAGATGCAAAATTCGAAGAAGTCGAACTTAACGTTTCTGGGATGGAGCCACAGGTTGCGGTTCCGCACAGAGTTGACAATGTTGTTGGCATATCCGAAGTAAAGGGCGTAAAGGTTGATCAGGTATTCATTGGCTCATGCACCAACGGAAGATACGAAGATCTGAAAATTGCTGCAGAGATTCTCAAAGGTGAAAAGGTTGCAAAAGGAGTTAGACTACTTGTTATTCCAGCGAGCAGAAGAGAATACACGAGAGCCTTAAAAGATGGGCTCATAGAGATCTTTGTAGACGCTGGGGCGATTGTTGAATTCCCATCGTGCGGACCATGTATGGGTGGAAGCTTTGGTTTGATTGCGAGTGGAGAAGTGAGCGTTTCGACTTCTAACAGAAACTTCATAGGCAGACAGGGAAGTCCAGAAGGAAAAATATACCTTGTTAATCCTGCTGTTGCCGCTGCAAGTGCAATATACGGTGTTTTAACAGATCCAAGAGAAATATAA
- the moaC gene encoding cyclic pyranopterin monophosphate synthase MoaC yields MEFTHIKDGKARMVDISEKNDVLRIAIAEGFIRLKKETIEAIVTNKVTKGNVIATANIAGVLAVKKTPEIIPMCHPIPLTSISFDFNIEETGIRVRCVVKSIGKTGVEMEALTGVTAALLTIWDMVKSLEKDETGNYPLTSIENVRVLEKKKLDFIASNDK; encoded by the coding sequence ATGGAGTTCACACACATTAAAGATGGCAAGGCTAGAATGGTTGATATCTCAGAGAAAAATGATGTTTTAAGAATTGCAATTGCGGAGGGATTTATCAGGCTGAAAAAAGAAACAATTGAGGCGATTGTTACCAACAAAGTTACCAAGGGGAATGTGATAGCCACTGCCAATATTGCAGGAGTTTTAGCTGTAAAAAAAACGCCTGAAATCATTCCTATGTGTCATCCAATTCCTCTAACTTCCATTTCGTTCGATTTTAATATCGAAGAAACCGGTATAAGGGTTCGGTGTGTTGTAAAATCCATTGGAAAAACAGGGGTCGAAATGGAAGCTCTTACTGGTGTAACTGCAGCTCTTTTGACAATCTGGGACATGGTTAAATCGCTCGAAAAAGATGAGACCGGCAATTATCCTCTGACATCCATAGAAAATGTGAGAGTTCTGGAGAAAAAGAAGTTAGATTTTATTGCCTCAAATGATAAATGA
- the thiC gene encoding phosphomethylpyrimidine synthase, whose translation MTLIQEARKGITPEIICKAANYEGIEADKLVRLIAKGYVVIPKNVLRDIEPRAIGMLVSTKVNANVGTSQEYVNVEEEIEKAIVAQKFGADAVMDLSTGGDLREIRKRIMEVVKVPFGTVPIYEAARDCRKIVDMSEDDFIKAVERQAKEGVDFMTIHAGVNWISVERFKNSKRLLGVVSRGGAITIGWMIHNEKENPYYENFDYLLDILKEYDVTISLGDAFRPGCIHDAGDRAKYTEFIILGELVERCRAKGVQCMVEGPGHVPLDGIFPAVKAMKSVTDNAPLYLLGPLVTDISAGYDHISSAIGAAIAGMAGADFICYVTPSEHLGLPTVEDVKEGVIAAKIAAHAVDLIKEGQKERARLKDYEMSLARKKFDWEKQFSLSPDPEKAKKIWERRKAKGDYCSMCGDLCAIKLVEKYAQKE comes from the coding sequence ATGACTCTAATCCAAGAGGCACGAAAAGGTATTACCCCTGAAATCATATGTAAAGCTGCGAATTATGAGGGTATTGAAGCTGATAAATTGGTCAGATTAATTGCAAAAGGCTATGTTGTGATTCCCAAGAATGTCCTTAGAGATATAGAACCAAGAGCAATAGGAATGCTTGTTTCTACAAAGGTAAACGCTAATGTTGGAACTTCTCAGGAATACGTTAATGTCGAGGAGGAGATCGAAAAAGCAATAGTTGCCCAAAAGTTTGGTGCTGATGCAGTAATGGATCTGTCTACTGGGGGAGACCTGAGAGAGATAAGAAAAAGAATAATGGAAGTCGTTAAAGTTCCTTTTGGAACAGTCCCGATTTATGAGGCTGCAAGAGATTGCAGAAAAATTGTGGATATGAGCGAAGACGATTTTATTAAGGCGGTTGAGCGACAGGCAAAAGAAGGCGTAGATTTCATGACAATTCACGCTGGTGTGAACTGGATAAGCGTTGAAAGGTTCAAAAATTCCAAAAGACTGCTTGGAGTTGTCAGCAGAGGGGGCGCAATAACGATAGGCTGGATGATACATAACGAGAAGGAGAACCCCTACTATGAGAACTTCGACTACCTTCTCGACATCTTGAAAGAATACGATGTAACTATAAGCCTTGGAGACGCTTTTCGCCCAGGATGCATTCACGATGCGGGAGACAGAGCAAAATACACTGAATTCATAATCCTCGGAGAACTCGTAGAGAGATGCAGGGCCAAAGGGGTTCAATGCATGGTCGAAGGCCCGGGGCATGTTCCGTTAGATGGAATCTTTCCTGCTGTAAAGGCTATGAAGAGCGTTACAGATAATGCGCCACTTTACCTGCTCGGACCTCTTGTTACCGATATCTCGGCGGGCTACGATCACATATCCTCAGCAATAGGTGCTGCAATCGCCGGAATGGCGGGGGCGGATTTTATTTGCTATGTTACCCCTTCAGAGCATCTTGGATTGCCGACCGTGGAAGACGTTAAAGAGGGCGTAATTGCTGCAAAGATCGCCGCACATGCAGTTGATTTGATAAAAGAAGGACAGAAGGAGAGGGCAAGATTAAAAGATTACGAAATGTCCTTGGCAAGGAAAAAATTTGATTGGGAAAAGCAGTTTAGCCTTTCTCCAGACCCGGAGAAAGCAAAAAAAATTTGGGAACGAAGAAAAGCGAAAGGAGACTACTGTAGCATGTGCGGGGATTTATGTGCAATAAAGCTTGTTGAAAAATATGCTCAAAAAGAATAA
- a CDS encoding ABC transporter substrate-binding protein, with the protein MKTWVWVLLILSISAGLLGCLQPTAPEEKPEITTPVVTTPTTTPAEVKTPEVTTTPPPTTTPETKPVEFGGIINIGYTGPLSGVAAPYGESVLAGLSFAAEDINEAGGIIVGDKVYKLKVIGLDDMYMPSISAQNAQKLFKEKNTPIVFCPHAGGILEIEKINEKLGFIVGAYTSDPSVIKTGNKMVIMYPPNFELIYVPFFSDYFLFKGMKKAAMLNGTHEYAVTWGKAFKEYWTLKGGEIVAEEPVNYYMPTDYTQIVAKVLAKKPDVILLVGPSKPLASVIKIARGMGYTGGFIIAEQAKIEELMYYLDIVYDFTNETVVKGNMSLLDNVVATTSPCSLPLTPIASVDPNTPGYAEACKRLSKRLGDTPVTWEHVLSYQAMFVLAKAMEKAGSTDPQKIIDALEKETFPADGYKGFPKFIYSAFMRIYPYGTIGAFNTPGNAMICEGGVITATPGITPKFWGQEYAYTDWEGKVIWG; encoded by the coding sequence ATGAAGACTTGGGTATGGGTGTTGCTGATATTGTCGATTTCAGCTGGACTCTTGGGATGTCTTCAGCCCACAGCGCCTGAAGAAAAGCCCGAGATTACAACTCCAGTGGTCACCACTCCTACCACAACTCCAGCAGAAGTGAAAACTCCAGAAGTTACCACCACTCCGCCACCGACTACTACTCCTGAAACCAAGCCCGTAGAATTTGGAGGCATAATAAACATCGGATATACGGGACCATTGAGCGGAGTTGCAGCCCCCTATGGTGAGAGCGTTCTTGCCGGACTGAGCTTCGCAGCCGAAGATATAAATGAGGCGGGTGGAATCATTGTAGGAGATAAAGTCTACAAGCTGAAAGTTATAGGCTTAGACGACATGTATATGCCCTCTATCTCTGCCCAAAATGCGCAAAAATTGTTCAAAGAGAAAAATACCCCAATAGTGTTCTGTCCACATGCTGGCGGTATTCTTGAGATTGAGAAGATAAACGAGAAGCTCGGCTTTATAGTTGGTGCCTACACTTCTGACCCAAGCGTCATCAAGACTGGAAACAAGATGGTGATAATGTATCCCCCGAACTTTGAATTGATCTATGTTCCGTTCTTCTCCGACTACTTCTTGTTTAAGGGTATGAAGAAGGCGGCAATGTTAAATGGAACCCACGAATATGCAGTAACTTGGGGAAAAGCTTTTAAGGAATACTGGACGCTCAAAGGAGGGGAAATTGTGGCTGAGGAGCCAGTAAATTATTACATGCCAACAGATTATACTCAAATTGTTGCCAAAGTTTTAGCCAAGAAACCAGATGTTATTCTCCTTGTTGGACCATCAAAGCCACTTGCAAGTGTGATCAAAATTGCAAGAGGCATGGGCTATACTGGTGGGTTCATCATTGCAGAACAGGCCAAGATTGAGGAATTAATGTATTATCTCGATATAGTATACGATTTCACAAATGAAACGGTTGTGAAAGGTAACATGAGTCTTCTCGATAATGTTGTGGCAACCACGTCTCCATGCAGTCTACCGTTGACACCAATAGCGAGTGTTGATCCAAACACTCCCGGATATGCAGAAGCTTGCAAGCGCCTTTCAAAAAGGCTTGGTGATACACCAGTTACATGGGAACACGTTTTGAGCTATCAAGCCATGTTTGTTTTGGCCAAGGCCATGGAAAAAGCGGGAAGCACAGATCCTCAGAAAATAATAGACGCTTTGGAGAAGGAAACTTTCCCTGCTGATGGTTACAAGGGATTTCCAAAGTTTATTTACTCTGCATTCATGCGCATTTACCCATATGGCACCATTGGGGCATTTAATACTCCCGGAAATGCGATGATCTGCGAGGGAGGAGTTATAACAGCTACTCCTGGCATTACACCAAAATTCTGGGGGCAGGAATACGCCTATACTGATTGGGAAGGAAAGGTTATCTGGGGTTAA
- a CDS encoding CGGC domain-containing protein — translation MKNVIIIGCGSYMDSTYGCPGEWRCLKASAFGEGEFKEPVRVIGFVRCECPGRTLIPTIKMTIKLSGINPEEIYLSNCLYKPKPPCPYFNAEQLAKTIEETFGIKVHFGTHPYV, via the coding sequence ATGAAAAATGTTATCATCATCGGCTGTGGGAGCTACATGGATTCCACATACGGCTGTCCGGGAGAGTGGAGATGCTTAAAGGCTTCAGCTTTTGGAGAGGGAGAATTCAAAGAGCCTGTAAGAGTGATAGGTTTTGTTCGTTGCGAATGCCCGGGAAGAACACTGATTCCAACGATAAAGATGACCATAAAACTATCGGGAATAAATCCAGAAGAGATTTACCTGAGCAATTGTCTTTACAAGCCAAAGCCTCCATGCCCGTATTTTAATGCTGAACAACTTGCAAAAACAATTGAAGAGACTTTTGGTATAAAGGTGCACTTTGGAACCCATCCATATGTTTAA
- a CDS encoding isochorismatase family cysteine hydrolase, producing the protein MKALLIVDMQKDFCYKSGSLYIQSAESIFEATKKVVEYARGKMPIIFTQDWHRDDDEEFKIWPKHCIMNTEGAEIIEELEPKQKDYFIRKRRYSAFFGTDLDLLLRELKVEKLYICGVATNICVLHTAGDAAIRGYRVSIIKDCTKALSDYDYEYALKHMRNVFNAEIISSEDFCKLF; encoded by the coding sequence ATGAAGGCGCTCCTGATAGTTGACATGCAGAAGGATTTTTGCTACAAAAGCGGTTCCCTATATATACAGAGTGCAGAGAGCATTTTTGAAGCGACGAAAAAAGTTGTTGAGTATGCAAGGGGCAAGATGCCCATCATATTCACCCAAGACTGGCACAGAGATGATGATGAAGAATTCAAGATCTGGCCAAAACACTGCATAATGAATACTGAGGGTGCTGAAATCATTGAAGAACTTGAACCAAAGCAAAAGGATTACTTTATCAGAAAAAGAAGGTATTCTGCATTTTTTGGCACCGATCTCGATTTGCTTCTAAGAGAACTTAAAGTAGAGAAACTATACATCTGCGGAGTTGCAACGAACATTTGCGTTCTTCATACCGCTGGCGATGCAGCGATTCGCGGCTACAGAGTTTCGATCATAAAGGATTGCACAAAGGCTTTAAGTGATTACGATTATGAATACGCTCTCAAGCATATGAGAAACGTTTTCAACGCCGAAATTATAAGCTCGGAAGATTTTTGCAAGTTGTTCTGA